The Nitrospiria bacterium genome has a window encoding:
- a CDS encoding 3-hydroxyacyl-CoA dehydrogenase family protein, producing MNIKKAAVIGAGTMGAQIAQVISHAGIPVTLVDVQEDSVNRGLETIRKIYQARVDKGRMKAAEAEQKKALVVGASNYDGLRDADIVIEAVFEEADVKRKVFTALDAACPPRTVLASNTSSLSISAIATVTRRPNQVVGMHFFNPVYAMKLVEVIPGLDTSPEIVQAVVGLSERLGKTPIRVRECPGFVVNRLLMPYLNEAALA from the coding sequence ATGAACATTAAAAAAGCGGCGGTGATCGGTGCGGGAACCATGGGCGCGCAGATCGCTCAGGTGATCAGTCACGCCGGGATTCCGGTGACCCTCGTCGATGTTCAGGAGGACAGCGTCAACCGGGGCCTGGAGACGATCCGGAAGATTTATCAGGCCCGCGTGGACAAGGGCCGGATGAAGGCCGCCGAGGCGGAGCAGAAAAAAGCCCTGGTCGTCGGGGCCTCCAATTACGACGGACTCCGCGATGCGGACATCGTCATCGAGGCGGTTTTTGAAGAAGCGGACGTGAAGCGAAAAGTGTTCACGGCGCTGGACGCCGCCTGCCCGCCGCGAACGGTCCTGGCCTCGAACACATCCTCTTTGTCGATCTCGGCGATCGCGACGGTGACCCGGAGGCCCAACCAGGTCGTCGGCATGCATTTTTTTAATCCGGTGTACGCCATGAAGCTGGTCGAGGTGATTCCGGGGCTGGATACCTCCCCGGAGATCGTCCAGGCCGTTGTCGGGCTTTCCGAGCGGCTTGGGAAGACGCCGATCCGCGTCCGGGAATGCCCCGGCTTTGTCGTGAACCGGCTGCTCATGCCCTACTTGAACGAGGCCGCGCTCGCC
- a CDS encoding thiolase family protein: protein MKDVVIVDGVRTPIGNFGGKIKDVTNQELGRQVVQGLLHRTRLAPDLIEEVIFGCVLQNSDATNLARVVSLMAGLPIPIPAYTVQRNCSSGLQSVVNAFQNIQCGDADVQIAGGIENMSLAPYISRNMRWGKRLRHGEFIDSVWEGLTDGFCGQVMGQTAENLAEEFKITREEQDAYALESHRRAVQAVQDDRFKDEILPVTAARAGSRNRTAPPVFAHDEAPDPELDKTQLAQHPPIFKEGGTVTAGNACPLNDGAAALLVMSAEKARELGYEPLGYVRSYAFVGVEPQRMGIGPAMAIPKAVERAGAKRSRLHLRDIQLFEINEAFAAQYLAVERVLKLNREIVNVNGGAIALGHPVGMTGARLILTVLREMKRRELSLGVASMCVGGGMGAAMVLERK, encoded by the coding sequence GTGAAAGACGTCGTGATCGTGGACGGAGTCCGAACTCCCATCGGGAATTTCGGCGGAAAAATAAAGGATGTGACGAACCAGGAGCTCGGACGCCAGGTCGTCCAGGGGCTTCTCCATCGGACACGGCTCGCCCCCGATTTGATCGAGGAAGTGATCTTCGGCTGCGTCCTTCAAAACAGCGACGCGACCAATCTGGCCCGGGTCGTAAGCCTGATGGCGGGCCTTCCCATCCCCATTCCGGCCTATACCGTTCAGCGAAACTGCTCCTCCGGTCTCCAATCCGTCGTCAACGCCTTCCAGAATATTCAATGCGGGGATGCCGATGTCCAGATCGCGGGCGGAATCGAGAACATGAGCCTTGCGCCCTATATCAGCCGGAATATGCGCTGGGGAAAGCGGCTCCGTCACGGCGAGTTCATCGACAGCGTCTGGGAGGGCCTGACGGACGGCTTCTGCGGACAGGTGATGGGTCAGACGGCCGAAAATCTGGCCGAGGAATTTAAGATCACGCGTGAAGAACAGGACGCCTACGCGCTCGAAAGCCACCGCCGGGCGGTTCAGGCCGTTCAAGACGATAGATTCAAGGACGAGATCCTGCCCGTGACCGCGGCCCGTGCCGGTTCACGGAACCGGACGGCGCCGCCGGTGTTCGCCCACGATGAGGCCCCCGACCCGGAATTGGACAAGACGCAGTTGGCTCAGCATCCTCCGATTTTCAAAGAGGGGGGGACGGTCACGGCCGGCAATGCCTGTCCCTTGAACGACGGCGCGGCGGCCTTGCTCGTCATGTCGGCCGAAAAGGCCCGTGAACTGGGCTATGAACCGTTGGGGTATGTGCGATCCTACGCCTTCGTCGGCGTGGAACCCCAGCGGATGGGCATCGGGCCGGCCATGGCGATCCCCAAGGCGGTTGAAAGGGCCGGCGCAAAAAGATCCAGATTGCACCTTCGGGATATTCAGCTCTTTGAGATCAACGAGGCGTTTGCGGCGCAATACCTTGCGGTCGAAAGGGTCTTGAAGCTCAACCGCGAGATCGTCAACGTCAACGGGGGGGCGATCGCCCTGGGCCATCCGGTCGGAATGACCGGGGCGCGCCTGATCCTGACGGTGTTGCGCGAAATGAAACGGCGCGAACTCTCGCTGGGCGTCGCCAGCATGTGCGTGGGCGGCGGAATGGGAGCGGCGATGGTGTTGGAGCGAAAATGA
- a CDS encoding long-chain fatty acid--CoA ligase: MQKLWLKSYEQGVPASINYPNIPLQQLLFETVRRFPKRPALSYYGRTITYEQLDLLSNQLANGLIELGVQKGDRVSIMLPNVPQCVIAYFGALKAGAVVVQTNPLYVERELEHQLNDSGAETIIALDLFYERISRIQHRVPLKRIILTGPGDFLPPLLRLFYPIKAMKEGQRVRVPSKPPVYNFRKILKRSEAVQPIVPVKPEDTALLQYTGGTTGVPKGVMLSHNNLVANTVQCRHWMPTLRDGEEVFLGVVPFFHVYGLSTCMNLGLLTGSCIVLLPRFKTEDVLNTIVRHQVTIFMGVQAMYVAINNYSRINKFDLSSIRICISGAGPLHVEVQERFEELTGGKLVEGYGLSEASPVTHCTPINGRRKKGSIGLPFPDTDCKILDKETGLREMAMGEIGELVVRGPQVMQGYWNKDDETKQVLRDEWLFTGDMVRMDEDGYFYIVDRKKDMIKTRGENVYPREVEEVLFRHPKVKEAVVVGIPDTFSVEAIKAYIVLKEHEHATEPEILDYCRKELAKFKVPRWIEFRKELPKTMVGKVLRRILLEEELKKAG; the protein is encoded by the coding sequence ATGCAGAAACTCTGGCTCAAGTCATACGAGCAAGGTGTTCCGGCCAGCATCAATTATCCGAATATTCCGCTTCAGCAGCTTCTCTTCGAAACCGTCCGACGATTTCCAAAACGTCCCGCGCTGTCTTATTACGGCAGGACCATCACCTACGAACAACTCGACCTCTTAAGCAACCAGCTCGCGAATGGCCTGATCGAACTGGGGGTGCAGAAGGGGGACCGGGTGTCGATCATGCTCCCCAACGTTCCCCAGTGCGTGATCGCATATTTCGGAGCCTTGAAGGCCGGAGCGGTCGTGGTCCAGACAAATCCGCTCTATGTGGAACGGGAACTGGAACATCAGCTCAACGATTCCGGGGCCGAGACGATCATTGCGCTGGATCTGTTTTATGAAAGGATATCCCGGATCCAGCACCGGGTCCCTCTTAAACGGATCATTCTCACCGGCCCAGGAGATTTTCTTCCGCCGCTGCTCAGGCTGTTCTATCCCATCAAGGCGATGAAAGAGGGGCAGCGGGTCCGGGTCCCCTCGAAACCCCCGGTATACAACTTCCGGAAAATTCTTAAACGGTCGGAAGCGGTGCAACCGATCGTTCCGGTCAAACCCGAAGACACCGCGCTTCTTCAATACACCGGAGGAACCACGGGCGTTCCGAAGGGCGTCATGCTCAGCCACAATAATCTGGTCGCCAACACGGTCCAGTGCCGACACTGGATGCCCACGCTCCGGGACGGGGAGGAAGTGTTTCTCGGAGTGGTTCCCTTCTTTCATGTTTACGGTCTGAGCACCTGCATGAACCTCGGGCTGTTGACCGGCTCCTGCATCGTCCTTCTGCCCCGCTTCAAGACGGAAGACGTCCTCAATACGATTGTCCGGCACCAGGTGACCATTTTCATGGGCGTTCAGGCGATGTACGTGGCCATCAACAATTACTCTCGTATCAACAAGTTCGACCTTTCCTCGATCCGGATCTGCATCAGCGGCGCGGGACCCCTTCATGTAGAGGTCCAGGAACGCTTCGAGGAATTGACCGGCGGGAAGCTGGTGGAGGGATACGGATTAAGCGAGGCCTCGCCCGTGACCCACTGCACCCCGATCAACGGCCGCCGTAAGAAAGGCTCCATCGGCCTGCCTTTTCCGGACACGGATTGCAAGATCCTGGATAAGGAAACCGGCCTTCGGGAAATGGCGATGGGGGAGATCGGGGAGCTCGTCGTCCGAGGGCCCCAGGTGATGCAAGGGTACTGGAACAAGGACGATGAGACGAAACAGGTCTTGCGCGACGAATGGCTTTTTACCGGCGACATGGTCCGAATGGATGAGGACGGCTACTTCTACATCGTGGACCGGAAAAAAGACATGATCAAGACCCGGGGCGAGAATGTCTATCCCCGGGAGGTGGAAGAGGTTCTGTTCCGCCATCCGAAGGTCAAGGAGGCCGTGGTCGTCGGGATCCCGGACACCTTCAGCGTCGAGGCCATCAAGGCCTACATCGTGCTGAAGGAACACGAACACGCGACGGAACCGGAGATCCTGGACTACTGCCGGAAGGAACTGGCCAAGTTCAAGGTTCCCAGATGGATCGAATTCCGCAAGGAACTCCCCAAGACGATGGTGGGTAAAGTCCTGAGACGAATTCTCCTTGAAGAAGAGCTGAAAAAGGCCGGATAG
- a CDS encoding N-glycosylase/DNA lyase has translation MRKRRRKGKLNPTRKKTVARPSPAATLEALKDDYRWKRGEVQSRLNEFQQIFKKGDAAIFKELCFCIAAANSSAEMGMKTVDAIQDIVLEADLATLQDRLRHGFRYKRKRPSYIVHTRDYLKKEHDFKLGRLLQSFSDPDARRDFLVFNRDIKGIGFKEASHFLRNIGYRGYAILDKHILNCLAELGVIRRNRKPLNPRRYRRIERKMRAFADRIGIDMDELDLLLWSRKTGKILK, from the coding sequence ATGCGCAAAAGACGCCGCAAAGGCAAACTGAATCCCACCCGTAAAAAAACCGTTGCGCGACCTTCTCCGGCCGCGACTCTTGAAGCATTGAAGGACGATTACCGATGGAAACGGGGGGAGGTCCAATCTCGTTTAAACGAATTCCAACAGATTTTTAAAAAAGGGGACGCGGCGATCTTCAAAGAGCTCTGCTTCTGCATCGCGGCGGCCAACTCCAGCGCCGAGATGGGGATGAAGACGGTCGATGCGATCCAGGACATTGTCCTGGAGGCCGATCTGGCGACGCTTCAGGATCGTCTCCGCCATGGTTTTCGATACAAGCGGAAGCGGCCGTCTTACATCGTCCATACCCGCGACTATTTAAAAAAGGAACACGACTTCAAGCTCGGCCGGCTACTTCAATCGTTTTCGGATCCTGACGCCCGTCGCGATTTTCTCGTCTTCAACCGGGATATCAAAGGAATCGGGTTCAAGGAGGCCAGCCATTTCCTGCGAAACATCGGATACCGCGGCTATGCCATACTGGACAAGCACATCCTCAACTGCCTGGCGGAGCTCGGCGTAATACGACGAAACCGCAAGCCGCTCAACCCGAGGCGGTATCGCCGGATCGAACGAAAGATGCGGGCCTTCGCCGACCGGATCGGCATCGACATGGACGAGCTGGATCTGCTCCTCTGGAGCCGGAAAACGGGGAAGATATTGAAATAG
- a CDS encoding SUMF1/EgtB/PvdO family nonheme iron enzyme, translating to MVRVPDGLYLIGTDEVQLETEAEEAGITKPWVLDATPAHRVHLSSFLIDRYEVTNGEYFRFVTAESFPVLPQWPGGRPRPDQERLPVTYVDWDEAGAYCRWLGKRLPTEAEWEAAARGPEGWIYPWGYFFDPRRANVGGLQSGPTPVGSYPRGQSPFGAYDMIGNVWEWTADWYKPYPDNTYVSDDFGEKYRVARGNSWAGLGHFSGKVLEQVEAVEARATYRLYFPPKIALEDLGFRCAKDAAKAN from the coding sequence ATGGTACGCGTTCCGGACGGCCTCTATTTGATCGGAACCGACGAGGTCCAACTGGAGACCGAGGCCGAAGAAGCCGGCATTACCAAGCCCTGGGTCCTGGATGCGACGCCGGCCCATCGCGTTCACCTTTCGTCCTTCCTGATCGATCGCTACGAGGTCACGAACGGCGAGTATTTCCGTTTCGTGACGGCCGAGAGTTTCCCCGTTCTCCCGCAATGGCCGGGCGGACGGCCCCGTCCGGATCAGGAGCGCCTTCCGGTGACCTATGTCGATTGGGATGAGGCCGGAGCATACTGCCGGTGGCTCGGCAAGCGCCTTCCGACCGAGGCGGAATGGGAGGCGGCCGCTCGTGGACCGGAGGGCTGGATTTATCCCTGGGGTTATTTTTTTGACCCCCGACGGGCAAACGTGGGCGGTCTTCAGTCCGGGCCGACCCCCGTCGGGAGTTATCCGCGGGGGCAAAGTCCTTTCGGGGCATACGACATGATCGGGAATGTCTGGGAATGGACTGCGGACTGGTACAAACCCTATCCGGACAATACCTACGTCTCGGATGATTTCGGCGAAAAATATCGCGTGGCCCGGGGAAATTCCTGGGCGGGTCTTGGACATTTTTCGGGAAAAGTTCTGGAACAGGTCGAGGCCGTTGAAGCCCGCGCAACCTACCGTTTGTATTTCCCCCCAAAGATCGCCCTGGAAGATCTTGGTTTCCGATGCGCAAAAGACGCCGCAAAGGCAAACTGA
- a CDS encoding cytochrome c: MKYGLASLVLLGLLITGSYVVYAGTEADPCKNRVPADQEAAVKAEKNPYIGKADAVAEGKTIFEGKGTCFTCHGVSGKGDGDAGKALEPSPRNFTNPKFNACVTDGEMLYIIRNGSPGTAMIPAVQTGILTDDEAKKVQAYERTFNGK, translated from the coding sequence ATGAAGTACGGGTTGGCAAGTTTGGTGTTGTTGGGTCTTTTGATTACGGGTTCTTATGTCGTCTATGCGGGAACCGAAGCGGATCCCTGCAAGAACCGGGTGCCTGCGGATCAAGAGGCCGCGGTCAAGGCCGAAAAGAACCCTTATATCGGCAAGGCGGATGCCGTTGCCGAGGGTAAAACGATCTTCGAAGGAAAAGGAACCTGCTTTACCTGCCACGGAGTTAGCGGAAAGGGCGACGGCGATGCCGGGAAGGCCCTTGAACCGTCCCCCCGGAATTTCACCAATCCCAAATTTAATGCCTGTGTAACGGATGGAGAAATGCTCTATATCATCCGGAACGGCAGTCCCGGCACGGCCATGATTCCCGCCGTACAGACAGGAATTCTGACCGATGACGAAGCCAAGAAAGTCCAGGCCTACGAGAGGACGTTTAACGGAAAATAA
- a CDS encoding delta-60 repeat domain-containing protein → MLRLRFFSFIALLILLTTSQSGCGGGGGGGGSSSGPPRSGSLDTSFGTGGIVKTGITANQDDDANAVAVQSDGKILAAGDTLNGNGDYDFALTRYKPDGSLDTGFGNGGIVTTDVTTTGKDDFAYAVAIQSDGKIIAAGPASNGADNDFALVRYNTDGSPDAGFGTNGIVTTDVTMTGKDDFAYAVAIQSDGKILAAGSAFNGADNDFALVRYNTDGSPDAGFGTNGIVTTDVPTGQDDSAFAVGIQADGKIVVAGPTANVSLFDFALVRYNSDGTLDTSFGAGGVVTTDVTIGEGDFALALSIQPDGKIVVGGPTFNGANDDFALVRYNANGSLDTSFGSGGIVKTDVTAGQNDDAYALAIQSDGKIVAGGYSNNLNTNMANFALVRYNPDGSQDTSFGAGGIVTTDVASGDDDYAVAVAIQSDGRIVAAGDIFNGSDYDMALVRYRP, encoded by the coding sequence ATGCTACGTCTCAGGTTCTTCAGTTTTATTGCCTTGTTGATTTTATTGACGACTTCCCAATCCGGGTGCGGGGGTGGAGGCGGTGGCGGTGGAAGCTCTTCGGGCCCTCCGCGGAGCGGCAGCCTCGACACGAGTTTCGGCACGGGCGGAATCGTTAAAACCGGTATTACCGCCAACCAGGACGACGACGCCAATGCCGTTGCGGTCCAGTCCGACGGAAAGATCCTTGCGGCCGGGGATACATTGAACGGCAATGGTGATTACGACTTTGCACTGACGCGGTATAAACCCGACGGCAGCCTGGATACGGGCTTCGGAAACGGCGGAATCGTTACCACGGATGTAACGACAACGGGGAAGGATGATTTCGCCTACGCCGTCGCGATCCAGTCGGATGGAAAGATCATTGCGGCCGGACCTGCATCGAACGGCGCGGATAATGATTTTGCACTGGTGCGGTATAATACCGACGGCAGCCCGGATGCGGGTTTCGGGACCAACGGCATCGTTACCACGGATGTAACAATGACGGGGAAGGATGATTTCGCCTACGCCGTCGCGATCCAGTCGGATGGAAAGATCCTTGCGGCCGGATCTGCATTTAACGGCGCGGATAATGATTTTGCACTGGTGCGGTATAATACCGACGGCAGCCCGGATGCGGGTTTCGGGACAAACGGCATCGTTACCACGGATGTGCCGACCGGCCAGGACGATTCGGCCTTTGCAGTAGGAATCCAGGCGGACGGAAAAATCGTTGTAGCGGGTCCCACCGCTAATGTCTCGCTATTTGACTTTGCGCTGGTTCGATACAATTCCGACGGCACCCTGGATACGAGCTTTGGGGCCGGAGGAGTCGTTACCACCGATGTGACGATCGGTGAGGGAGATTTCGCCTTGGCCCTCTCGATTCAGCCGGATGGCAAGATCGTGGTTGGAGGGCCGACCTTCAACGGCGCGAACGATGACTTTGCATTGGTACGTTATAATGCAAACGGCAGCCTTGACACGAGCTTCGGCAGCGGTGGAATCGTAAAAACCGACGTAACCGCCGGCCAGAACGATGATGCGTACGCCCTGGCGATCCAGTCGGACGGAAAGATCGTTGCGGGAGGGTATTCCAATAATTTAAACACGAATATGGCGAACTTTGCACTGGTGCGTTACAATCCCGACGGAAGCCAGGACACGAGCTTCGGGGCCGGCGGGATCGTGACAACCGATGTGGCCTCCGGAGACGACGATTACGCCGTTGCCGTCGCGATCCAGTCGGACGGAAGGATCGTTGCGGCCGGAGATATCTTTAACGGCAGTGATTATGACATGGCCCTGGTCCGGTACCGGCCATAA
- a CDS encoding chorismate pyruvate-lyase family protein, translating into MSANFSTGLVRPGRSTPDSPSQPISWITADEFFKSDALLRMDPVLRMLLMSDGSTTALLQALWLSPIRVEVILQKELPLNPPTAAFLGAVPGADALTREAWLTADGRRLVYASSVILIEALPRPLLRAVSGRQKPLGLLFQETGQAVLRDRLQIAPVPDAAAIGTRGRTGGPFWMRRYRMSLGTRPGPRPVASIQEQFIGAPFLP; encoded by the coding sequence GTGTCTGCTAATTTTTCAACCGGTTTGGTCCGCCCGGGCCGTTCGACGCCCGACTCCCCGTCCCAGCCGATTTCATGGATCACGGCCGACGAGTTTTTCAAAAGCGATGCCCTGCTCCGGATGGATCCCGTACTGCGAATGCTGTTGATGTCGGACGGGAGCACCACGGCGCTGCTTCAGGCCCTGTGGCTGAGCCCGATCCGGGTCGAGGTCATCCTCCAGAAGGAGCTCCCCCTGAATCCGCCTACCGCCGCTTTCCTCGGGGCCGTTCCAGGGGCGGATGCGCTGACCCGCGAAGCGTGGCTGACGGCGGACGGCCGGCGGCTGGTTTATGCTTCCTCGGTGATACTGATTGAAGCCCTTCCCCGTCCGCTGCTCCGGGCCGTGTCCGGTCGTCAAAAACCGCTCGGCCTGCTCTTCCAGGAAACGGGACAAGCGGTGCTTCGGGATAGACTTCAGATCGCCCCCGTACCGGACGCCGCCGCGATAGGGACGCGGGGCCGGACGGGCGGGCCGTTTTGGATGCGCCGGTATCGAATGAGCCTGGGAACCCGACCGGGCCCGAGGCCCGTCGCCTCAATTCAAGAACAGTTCATCGGCGCTCCGTTTCTCCCGTGA
- the ubiA gene encoding 4-hydroxybenzoate octaprenyltransferase produces the protein MKNKFWAMLDLIRFKKPYGTLLLLAPTLWSLVVAAGGAPPWKLLAIFVIGTFLMRSAGCVINDIADREFDAHVERTRNRPLPSGRLTVPEAALIFGLLLAGSLVLVFQLNRSARILSLVGAGLAVLYPFSKRFTSVPQLVMAVAFGWGSVMAWAAVRNSLETPLIMIFLANLCWATAYDTIYALMDREDDLRIGVKSSAIFFDRYTWVAVGFLFGLSSFFFVLLGLTAHLGIVYYLSIAAATGWFFVQVWTIRHPLNRQIAFSMFKSNVGVGLLVLLGLVLDYRF, from the coding sequence TTGAAAAATAAATTTTGGGCCATGCTGGACCTGATCCGTTTCAAGAAACCCTACGGGACCCTTCTCCTCCTTGCGCCGACCCTCTGGTCCCTCGTCGTCGCGGCCGGAGGTGCTCCCCCGTGGAAGCTCCTGGCGATTTTTGTGATCGGCACTTTCCTGATGCGAAGCGCCGGCTGCGTCATCAACGACATCGCCGACCGGGAATTCGATGCCCATGTGGAGAGGACCCGCAACCGTCCCCTTCCCTCCGGACGATTGACGGTCCCCGAGGCGGCCCTGATCTTCGGCCTGCTGCTGGCGGGTTCCCTCGTCTTGGTTTTCCAACTCAACCGGTCGGCACGGATCTTAAGTCTGGTCGGGGCCGGGCTGGCGGTTCTTTACCCCTTTTCGAAACGATTTACCTCGGTGCCCCAGCTGGTCATGGCCGTCGCATTCGGCTGGGGATCGGTCATGGCCTGGGCCGCCGTCCGGAATTCCCTTGAAACCCCGCTGATCATGATTTTCCTGGCCAACCTCTGCTGGGCCACGGCGTACGATACGATCTACGCCCTCATGGACCGGGAGGATGACCTGCGAATCGGCGTGAAGTCTTCCGCCATCTTTTTTGACCGGTATACCTGGGTCGCCGTGGGGTTTTTGTTCGGGCTCTCCTCCTTCTTTTTCGTCCTCCTGGGGTTGACCGCGCACCTCGGAATCGTCTATTACCTGTCGATCGCCGCGGCCACGGGATGGTTTTTCGTCCAGGTCTGGACGATCCGGCACCCGTTGAACCGGCAGATCGCCTTTTCCATGTTCAAGTCCAACGTCGGCGTCGGGCTTCTCGTCCTTCTCGGCCTCGTGCTCGATTACCGTTTTTAA